In one window of Tellurirhabdus rosea DNA:
- a CDS encoding TonB-dependent receptor: MYSKKAFLSTLALFALPFLTAFHWFDSPFPTRLIERLTAYNQTLPREKVYLHTDRPYYAAGETIWLKGYLFDGSSHVADSVSRVLYVDLVNVDTRKVVVNKVYRAQYGYATGEILLPDSMVAGNYLLRAYTGWMRNFSQDEYFQKPLTIFRPNQPPTSATTAAKAELKPDLQIFPEGGQLVEGLEGRVGFKIVGPTGKGLDMTGYVLNAAKDTIAGFQGMHLGMGFFNLTPEPGQEYTAYLNVPDGPRYSYPLPKASPQGFVMMVDNVSNRDNIRVFIRNNKPAATTGNFTLAAQCRGQIVHIAQGDIAKKSSISTIPRSKLPEGVIHLTLFDEQNRPVCERLVFADKGERLKVAITPSKATYAPREKVELDLAVTDPEGKPVRTNLSLAVVDGGQVLEKEPYAADLSTYLLLSSDLRGTIEQPGYYFDPKNADRMQKLDLLMMTQGWRRFTWEEVLKDTYAAARFPVEPGLSLTGQVLRPSQKIAGKVKLTLLFIRPDSTRELLMDETDETGRFGIYDLNFSDSSKVFIQSLTQKGGSNLKITIDNLFSPTVDLVKVPYNPIQFRPDELADYLKRAKEYQEIERQIRRNREVLLQEVTIRKKREQPQDSRKIYGQADVTVKVDQINSAGAFSVLDILRGRVAGLTISGPPTSPVVQIRGAANFQGVVEPLFLLDGMPVSKESVLGIPATDVETVDVLKGASAAIFGSQAGGGVIAILTKRGGANYDWSKDRTPGTLVADLHGYNAVREFYAPKYDQPKPEDVRPDFRPTLLWSPMITTDADGKASVSFFASDARSVLRVQAEGAATDGRPGIGRAVLTVR; the protein is encoded by the coding sequence ATGTACTCAAAAAAGGCATTCCTTAGCACCCTTGCCCTCTTCGCCCTCCCGTTCCTGACGGCTTTTCACTGGTTCGACAGCCCATTTCCGACGCGACTTATCGAACGGTTAACGGCTTATAATCAGACATTGCCCCGCGAGAAAGTATACCTCCATACCGACCGGCCCTACTACGCCGCCGGCGAAACCATCTGGCTGAAAGGCTACCTCTTCGACGGCAGTTCGCACGTGGCCGATTCGGTCAGCCGGGTGTTGTACGTGGACCTGGTCAACGTCGATACCCGGAAGGTCGTGGTCAACAAAGTGTACCGGGCCCAGTACGGGTACGCAACCGGAGAGATTCTGCTGCCCGATTCGATGGTCGCCGGAAACTACCTGCTGCGGGCGTACACGGGCTGGATGCGTAATTTCTCCCAAGACGAATACTTCCAGAAGCCGCTCACCATTTTCCGGCCCAATCAACCGCCGACCTCCGCCACGACCGCCGCTAAAGCGGAGCTGAAACCGGACCTGCAGATTTTTCCGGAAGGCGGGCAACTGGTGGAGGGGCTGGAAGGCCGGGTTGGCTTCAAGATCGTGGGGCCGACGGGCAAGGGCCTCGACATGACCGGGTACGTGCTCAATGCCGCCAAAGACACCATCGCCGGTTTTCAGGGCATGCACCTGGGCATGGGCTTTTTCAACCTGACGCCCGAGCCGGGACAGGAATACACCGCTTACCTGAACGTGCCGGACGGTCCGCGTTACAGCTACCCGCTGCCCAAAGCCAGTCCGCAGGGGTTTGTGATGATGGTCGATAACGTTTCGAACCGCGACAACATCCGGGTGTTTATCCGGAACAACAAACCGGCCGCAACCACCGGCAATTTCACCCTGGCGGCCCAGTGCCGCGGGCAGATTGTGCACATCGCCCAGGGCGACATTGCGAAAAAATCGTCCATTTCGACCATTCCGCGCAGTAAACTGCCGGAGGGGGTTATCCACCTGACGCTTTTTGACGAACAGAACCGGCCGGTCTGCGAACGGCTGGTCTTCGCCGATAAGGGAGAACGCCTGAAAGTGGCCATTACGCCGTCGAAAGCGACCTATGCCCCCCGCGAAAAAGTAGAGCTCGATCTGGCCGTGACCGATCCCGAAGGCAAACCCGTCAGAACCAACCTGTCGCTGGCCGTCGTCGATGGCGGGCAGGTGCTGGAAAAGGAGCCTTACGCGGCGGATTTATCGACGTATCTGCTGCTTTCATCCGACCTGCGCGGCACCATCGAACAGCCGGGCTATTATTTTGACCCGAAAAACGCCGACCGCATGCAGAAGCTCGACCTGCTGATGATGACCCAGGGCTGGCGGCGCTTTACCTGGGAGGAGGTGCTGAAAGACACCTACGCGGCGGCCCGCTTTCCGGTCGAGCCGGGTCTTTCGCTCACGGGCCAGGTGCTGCGGCCGAGCCAGAAAATCGCCGGGAAAGTAAAGCTGACCCTTCTGTTCATCCGCCCGGACAGCACCCGGGAGCTGCTCATGGACGAAACCGACGAGACCGGCCGCTTCGGCATCTACGACCTCAATTTCAGCGATTCGTCGAAGGTGTTTATCCAGAGCCTGACCCAGAAGGGCGGCAGCAACCTGAAAATTACCATCGACAACCTGTTCAGTCCGACGGTGGATCTGGTGAAGGTGCCCTACAATCCGATCCAGTTCCGGCCCGACGAACTGGCCGACTACCTCAAGCGGGCGAAGGAATACCAGGAGATTGAGCGGCAGATTCGCCGCAACCGGGAGGTGCTGCTGCAGGAAGTGACGATTCGGAAAAAGCGCGAGCAGCCGCAGGATTCCCGCAAAATCTACGGGCAGGCCGATGTAACGGTGAAAGTGGACCAGATCAACAGCGCCGGGGCTTTTTCGGTCCTGGACATACTGCGCGGCCGGGTGGCGGGTCTGACCATCTCGGGGCCGCCGACCAGTCCGGTGGTGCAGATTCGGGGCGCGGCCAACTTCCAGGGCGTCGTCGAGCCGCTGTTTCTGCTCGACGGCATGCCGGTCTCGAAGGAGTCGGTGCTGGGCATTCCGGCCACGGATGTCGAAACGGTGGACGTGCTCAAAGGGGCCTCCGCGGCGATCTTCGGCAGCCAGGCTGGCGGCGGGGTGATTGCCATTCTGACCAAGCGGGGCGGGGCCAACTACGACTGGTCGAAGGACCGGACGCCCGGAACGCTGGTGGCGGATCTGCACGGCTACAACGCCGTCCGGGAGTTTTACGCCCCGAAGTACGACCAGCCTAAGCCGGAGGACGTGCGGCCCGACTTCCGCCCCACGCTGCTCTGGTCGCCGATGATTACGACCGATGCCGACGGAAAAGCGTCAGTGAGCTTCTTTGCCTCGGATGCCCGCTCGGTGCTGCGGGTGCAGGCGGAGGGCGCAGCTACGGACGGCCGTCCGGGCATCGGGCGCGCCGTTTTGACAGTTCGATAA
- a CDS encoding Rossmann-fold NAD(P)-binding domain-containing protein has product MTNQPSKTALVIGATGLIGDLLTHLLVDSSAYERVKVLVRRPLGWQHPRLQEVQFDFDHPNGLLVQADDIFCCLGTTIKQAGSQEAFRKVDYQYPLDIARLGRSNGAHQYFLVSAMGSDVNSRIFYNRVKGEVERDIFAVGYPTFVVVRPSLLLGNRKETRLGEKVGEVVMRLFAPLIPSKYKAVKAQSVANALFSLAQKRLAGIHVVESDELRKY; this is encoded by the coding sequence ATGACCAACCAACCATCCAAAACCGCTCTGGTGATCGGAGCGACGGGCCTCATCGGCGATCTGCTGACTCATCTGCTGGTTGATTCCTCCGCCTACGAACGCGTTAAAGTCCTCGTCCGCCGACCGCTCGGCTGGCAGCATCCGCGTCTTCAGGAAGTACAGTTTGATTTTGACCACCCCAACGGCCTGCTTGTTCAGGCCGATGATATATTCTGCTGTCTGGGAACGACCATCAAACAGGCCGGTTCGCAGGAGGCGTTTCGTAAAGTGGATTACCAGTACCCGCTGGACATTGCCCGTCTGGGCCGCAGCAACGGGGCGCACCAGTACTTTCTGGTCTCGGCGATGGGGTCGGATGTCAATTCCCGGATTTTCTACAACCGGGTGAAAGGCGAAGTGGAGCGGGATATTTTTGCCGTCGGCTACCCGACGTTTGTGGTGGTCCGGCCCTCGCTCCTGCTGGGCAACCGGAAAGAAACCCGCCTCGGCGAAAAAGTCGGGGAAGTGGTCATGCGCCTTTTCGCCCCGCTCATCCCGTCCAAATACAAAGCCGTCAAAGCCCAGAGCGTCGCCAACGCCCTGTTCTCCCTGGCTCAGAAAAGGCTCGCCGGGATTCATGTGGTGGAGTCGGACGAGCTCAGGAAATATTGA
- a CDS encoding glutaminase domain-containing protein: protein MNAQRPPAVPLVTIDPYTSIWSFNDQLNEGPTRHWTGRAQPLNGYVRVDGKAYQFMGAPSTAMKPVLPTGKQNPYQAAYTTAKPAAGWESPAFGAEGWQTGTAPYGNPSDRHPAKPATNWLDEIWVRRPFELTSTQFEKLQLLISHNDQAEVFLNGVKLYNSDGGISDYQTRPIPAEALRTLKPGRNVLAVRCKNTGSNAFVDFGLVDEQTVKLPSALSKAVQQSLKVSATQSEYVFRTGPLELGVTFTTPLLMDELETMTRPASYITYRARSTDGKPHQVELMTSASGLLAVNQPEQTVSGNVQVSSNLIFGWLGRPVPQQVLGQKGDNVRIDWGYAYLAAPKGDRIAVSQPTDLVQTFVQKATVAGNAEFNTQPVPGTERAMALVQNLGSVSASPKQTHLILGYDDLYSVQYFGENLRGWWRRNPEMSAEKMLTDAEREYTRLMEKCRTFDRTLYNDALKVGGKEYADLCQLAYRQAIAAHKTVAGPKGEVLFFSKENFSNGSIGTVDVTYPSAPLFLLYNPVLLKGMMEPIFQYSESGKWTKPFAAHDVGTYPIANGQTYPEDMPVEECGNMLILTAAIARSEGNAAYAKQHWPVLTTWVDYLKKEGFDPANQLCTDDFAGHLARNANLSVKAIMGIAAYGHLAETLGQPDVAKEHLTLARDLARRWMEMARDGDHYALTFDKKGTWSQKYNLVWDKLLNLNIFPKEVAQTEVAYYLKQQKPFGLPLDSRKTYTKGDWIIWTATLADRPQDFQAFIRPLHLYADKTTSRVPLSDWHETTNARQVGFQARSVVGGFFIKMLEEKWKK from the coding sequence ATGAACGCCCAGCGCCCGCCCGCCGTGCCGCTGGTTACGATTGACCCCTACACCAGCATCTGGTCCTTCAACGACCAGCTGAACGAAGGGCCCACCCGCCACTGGACCGGCCGGGCGCAGCCGCTCAACGGCTACGTTCGGGTGGATGGTAAAGCGTATCAGTTCATGGGCGCTCCGTCTACGGCCATGAAACCCGTGCTGCCCACGGGCAAACAAAACCCGTATCAGGCCGCCTACACGACCGCCAAACCGGCGGCGGGCTGGGAAAGTCCGGCGTTCGGTGCGGAGGGCTGGCAAACCGGAACGGCCCCGTATGGTAACCCCAGCGACCGTCACCCGGCCAAACCGGCCACCAACTGGCTGGACGAAATCTGGGTCCGCCGCCCGTTCGAATTAACCAGCACACAATTTGAAAAGCTCCAGCTGCTGATCAGCCACAACGACCAGGCAGAAGTGTTTCTAAACGGCGTAAAGCTCTACAACAGCGATGGCGGCATCTCGGACTACCAGACCCGGCCCATTCCGGCCGAGGCGCTACGGACCCTGAAGCCGGGCCGCAACGTGCTGGCTGTCCGCTGCAAAAACACGGGCAGCAATGCTTTCGTCGATTTTGGACTGGTCGATGAGCAGACCGTCAAACTGCCCTCGGCCCTGAGCAAGGCTGTTCAGCAGTCGCTGAAGGTTTCGGCCACGCAGAGCGAGTATGTGTTCCGGACCGGACCACTGGAACTGGGCGTGACGTTTACGACGCCCCTGCTGATGGATGAACTGGAAACGATGACCCGCCCGGCTTCCTACATCACGTACCGCGCCCGCTCGACCGACGGAAAGCCGCATCAGGTCGAACTCATGACCAGCGCCTCCGGCCTGCTGGCGGTGAACCAGCCCGAGCAGACCGTTTCCGGAAACGTCCAGGTCAGCAGCAACCTGATCTTCGGCTGGCTCGGCCGCCCCGTTCCGCAGCAGGTGCTGGGCCAGAAGGGCGACAATGTCCGCATCGACTGGGGATACGCCTATCTGGCGGCCCCCAAAGGTGACCGGATTGCCGTCAGCCAGCCTACGGACCTGGTTCAGACCTTCGTGCAGAAAGCCACGGTGGCGGGCAACGCCGAGTTCAACACGCAGCCGGTACCGGGCACCGAACGCGCGATGGCGCTGGTGCAGAACCTGGGGTCGGTGAGCGCCAGTCCGAAGCAGACGCACCTGATTCTGGGGTACGATGACCTGTATTCGGTACAGTATTTTGGCGAAAATCTGCGTGGCTGGTGGCGCCGGAACCCGGAAATGAGCGCCGAAAAAATGCTCACTGACGCCGAACGGGAATACACCCGCCTGATGGAGAAATGCCGCACCTTCGACCGGACCCTGTACAATGACGCGCTGAAGGTCGGCGGGAAGGAGTATGCCGATTTGTGCCAGCTCGCGTACCGGCAGGCCATCGCCGCGCATAAGACCGTGGCCGGGCCGAAAGGGGAGGTGCTGTTCTTCTCGAAAGAGAATTTCTCGAACGGCTCCATTGGCACGGTGGACGTCACCTACCCGTCGGCACCGCTGTTTCTGCTCTACAATCCGGTGCTGCTGAAAGGCATGATGGAGCCGATTTTCCAGTATTCCGAAAGCGGCAAATGGACCAAGCCCTTCGCCGCGCATGATGTCGGGACGTACCCCATCGCCAACGGCCAGACGTATCCCGAAGACATGCCCGTGGAAGAATGCGGCAACATGCTCATCCTGACGGCCGCCATTGCCCGCTCGGAAGGCAACGCGGCTTACGCCAAACAGCACTGGCCCGTCCTGACGACCTGGGTGGATTATCTCAAAAAAGAAGGCTTCGACCCGGCCAACCAGCTTTGTACCGACGATTTTGCCGGACACCTGGCCCGCAACGCCAACCTGTCCGTGAAGGCCATTATGGGCATTGCGGCCTACGGGCACCTGGCCGAAACACTGGGCCAGCCGGACGTGGCCAAAGAGCACCTGACGCTGGCCCGCGACCTGGCCCGCCGCTGGATGGAGATGGCCCGGGACGGCGACCATTACGCCCTGACGTTCGACAAAAAAGGCACCTGGAGCCAGAAATACAACCTGGTCTGGGACAAGCTCCTTAATCTGAATATTTTCCCGAAAGAAGTCGCCCAGACCGAAGTGGCCTATTATCTCAAACAGCAGAAGCCGTTCGGCCTGCCGCTGGATTCCCGCAAGACCTACACCAAAGGCGACTGGATCATCTGGACCGCCACGCTGGCCGACCGTCCGCAGGATTTTCAGGCGTTCATCCGGCCGTTGCACCTCTACGCTGATAAAACCACGAGCCGCGTCCCGCTGAGCGACTGGCACGAAACCACCAACGCCCGCCAGGTCGGCTTCCAGGCCCGCTCGGTAGTGGGAGGGTTCTTTATCAAGATGCTGGAGGAGAAGTGGAAAAAATGA
- a CDS encoding GNAT family N-acetyltransferase, with protein MDLKIRPSNRQDVDVVYQFMCELEECKLDQTAFRAIFLHNLADPKIHYLVAEVEGAPVGFISCHVQYLLHHTGKIAEIQEFYVRPEFRGRRIGRRLIEATEERVRRENAVHLEVATNQRRTETVEFYKHVSFALSHFKLVKVL; from the coding sequence ATGGACCTCAAAATTCGCCCGTCCAACCGGCAGGATGTTGATGTTGTGTACCAGTTTATGTGTGAACTGGAAGAATGCAAACTGGACCAGACGGCGTTTCGGGCCATCTTTCTGCACAATCTGGCCGACCCCAAGATTCATTACCTGGTGGCGGAGGTCGAAGGGGCACCCGTCGGGTTTATCAGTTGCCATGTCCAGTACCTGCTGCATCATACGGGTAAAATTGCCGAAATTCAGGAGTTCTACGTTCGCCCTGAGTTCCGGGGACGGCGGATCGGCCGCCGCCTGATCGAGGCCACGGAGGAACGGGTTCGTCGGGAAAATGCCGTCCATCTGGAAGTAGCGACCAACCAGCGACGCACCGAAACGGTTGAGTTTTACAAACACGTCTCTTTCGCCCTTTCCCATTTTAAATTAGTCAAAGTACTGTAA
- a CDS encoding serine hydrolase — protein sequence MLSIHRTVFAIFLAVAAVHFSLFITPPAFAQPAKSDAALTQKLAVLLQGFNGQAGVYVRHLKTGKVVQLNADTTFPTASTVKIPIMIGVMDKIHKGELSYQQELVYRDSLKYDDGIVGSLKDSTRLPLSYVMMLMATISDNTGSLWLQALAGGGQTINAWLTANGFPQTRVNSRTPGREPFRKEYGWGQTTPRELAELLAYLRQGKAVSPDASDRMYRNLTRQFWDGEGLSQLPANVSVATKNGAVNRSKSEVALVHAPHGDYVYCVMTKNQKDERWSRDNEGYQLLRNVARTLWEHFEAKSDWKPVTGYEKWW from the coding sequence ATGCTATCAATCCACCGAACTGTCTTTGCCATTTTCCTTGCGGTCGCCGCGGTTCATTTTTCCTTATTCATCACTCCCCCAGCCTTCGCCCAGCCCGCCAAATCCGACGCGGCGCTTACTCAAAAGCTGGCCGTCCTGCTCCAAGGCTTCAACGGGCAGGCGGGCGTCTACGTCCGTCATCTGAAAACCGGCAAAGTGGTTCAGCTGAATGCCGACACGACCTTCCCGACCGCCAGCACGGTCAAAATTCCCATCATGATTGGGGTGATGGACAAAATTCACAAAGGCGAACTGTCGTACCAGCAGGAACTGGTTTACCGGGATTCGCTGAAATACGACGACGGCATCGTGGGTTCGCTGAAAGACAGCACCCGGCTGCCGCTCAGCTACGTCATGATGCTGATGGCGACGATCAGCGACAATACAGGCAGTCTCTGGCTTCAGGCCCTGGCAGGCGGCGGGCAGACGATCAACGCCTGGCTGACCGCCAACGGCTTTCCGCAGACGCGCGTCAACTCCCGCACGCCCGGCCGCGAACCCTTCCGGAAAGAATACGGCTGGGGACAGACCACGCCCCGCGAACTGGCCGAACTGCTGGCTTACCTCCGGCAGGGCAAGGCCGTTAGTCCGGATGCCAGCGACCGGATGTACCGCAACCTGACCCGGCAGTTCTGGGACGGCGAAGGGCTTTCCCAGCTTCCGGCCAACGTCAGCGTGGCTACGAAAAACGGGGCCGTCAACCGGTCAAAGTCCGAAGTAGCGCTGGTACACGCCCCGCATGGTGATTACGTGTACTGCGTGATGACCAAAAATCAGAAAGACGAACGCTGGTCGCGCGACAATGAAGGGTATCAGCTCCTGCGAAATGTGGCCCGGACGCTCTGGGAGCATTTCGAAGCCAAATCCGACTGGAAACCGGTGACAGGGTATGAGAAGTGGTGGTAG
- a CDS encoding CHC2 zinc finger domain-containing protein — translation MDLLTKVRGIEIGRVVSDLGFTIRQFRKICCPFHEEKTPSLVLYPQTNTYHCFGCGRHGDVIHFYAGISKQEYTSAMHELAFNYLPDYRPELYKRGHLKKIAPLAPGPAKRTLPPDTKTYTYQLGHSVIYEDFQRFCNSLPPSPVREEALDYLRGRSFEDRILRQFRLFIVSDYEAAQAHLRNTWALADLQECGLFNEKGNLIFYRHVIIIPYYREGRIVFLQGRIVGNPTDAYAKYQFLSGVPVELFNADVLKQVRTGQTVYLTEGAFDAMALVQEGLAAVSLGSATLFKREWAKLFQRVKVCFYFDNDRAGQKAAKDFADVLSQYRIEVVSKTVPDGFKDINEYLASRR, via the coding sequence ATGGATTTATTAACGAAGGTCAGAGGAATCGAAATCGGTCGGGTGGTCAGCGATCTGGGGTTTACCATCCGGCAGTTTCGGAAAATCTGCTGCCCGTTTCACGAGGAAAAAACGCCTTCGCTGGTGCTGTACCCGCAGACCAATACCTACCACTGCTTCGGCTGCGGGCGGCACGGCGACGTGATCCATTTTTATGCCGGCATCTCCAAACAGGAGTACACCTCGGCCATGCACGAACTGGCGTTCAATTACCTGCCTGATTATCGGCCGGAGCTTTACAAACGCGGGCATCTGAAGAAAATCGCCCCCCTTGCTCCCGGACCGGCGAAACGGACTCTACCGCCGGATACCAAAACGTACACCTACCAGCTGGGGCACAGCGTCATTTACGAGGACTTTCAGCGTTTTTGCAACAGTCTGCCGCCTTCTCCCGTCCGGGAAGAGGCGCTGGACTATCTCCGCGGAAGGAGTTTTGAGGACCGGATTCTGCGCCAGTTCCGGCTGTTCATCGTGTCGGATTACGAGGCGGCCCAGGCGCACCTGCGCAACACCTGGGCGCTGGCGGACCTCCAGGAATGCGGCCTGTTCAACGAGAAAGGCAATCTTATTTTCTACCGCCATGTAATCATCATCCCGTATTACCGCGAAGGCCGCATTGTTTTTCTGCAGGGCCGGATTGTGGGAAATCCGACGGACGCCTACGCCAAATACCAGTTTCTGAGCGGCGTGCCGGTCGAGCTGTTCAACGCCGACGTGCTGAAACAGGTCCGGACGGGCCAGACCGTCTACCTGACCGAAGGCGCTTTTGATGCGATGGCGCTGGTGCAGGAGGGCCTGGCCGCTGTGAGTCTGGGCTCCGCCACGCTCTTCAAGCGGGAATGGGCAAAGCTGTTCCAGCGGGTGAAGGTTTGCTTTTACTTCGACAACGACCGGGCCGGACAGAAAGCCGCGAAAGATTTTGCCGACGTGCTGAGCCAGTACCGGATCGAAGTCGTCAGCAAGACCGTGCCCGACGGATTCAAGGATATAAACGAATACCTCGCCAGCCGGCGGTAA
- a CDS encoding DUF3575 domain-containing protein yields the protein MRYLTGTIFLLAFLCTFTWPVQAQPQNVIKTNIISPLLLTGNFAYERALNEHNSLQVGVFVSGLRLSGVKYRGFGFTPEYRFYLMNSQTAPNGFYVAPFFRYRNFEIEDADQPQVGGRLRTYGGGVTAGYQAIFSERFSLDVFLGPSVSSASVRSNDGYTPSLPFGLFSGFGLRAGLTFGLAF from the coding sequence ATGCGCTATCTTACTGGTACAATTTTTCTGCTGGCTTTCCTCTGTACGTTCACCTGGCCTGTTCAGGCCCAGCCGCAAAACGTGATCAAGACCAACATCATCAGTCCGCTTCTGCTCACCGGCAATTTTGCGTACGAACGGGCACTGAATGAGCACAATAGCCTCCAGGTGGGCGTTTTTGTTTCGGGACTGCGCCTGAGCGGCGTGAAATACCGCGGCTTTGGCTTTACGCCGGAGTACCGTTTTTACCTCATGAATAGCCAGACGGCCCCGAACGGCTTTTATGTCGCGCCTTTTTTCCGCTACCGGAATTTTGAAATTGAGGACGCCGACCAGCCGCAGGTCGGTGGTCGGCTGCGTACGTACGGGGGTGGCGTTACGGCGGGCTACCAGGCTATTTTCAGCGAACGTTTTTCGCTGGATGTTTTTCTCGGGCCGTCGGTCAGTTCGGCTTCCGTCCGGTCCAACGACGGCTACACGCCCAGTCTGCCCTTCGGCCTGTTCAGCGGGTTCGGGCTACGTGCCGGGTTGACGTTTGGGCTGGCCTTTTGA